CTCTGAGTTTCCTCACAGCAGCCCTGTCACCAGTTAGTGCTATTATCTTTTCCATTTCATCAATAGCTCTTTTCTCCACAATGTCTTTTTGTTTTGCATAATCAGCCTTACTTATTGGTTTACTATATTGAACTGTAGTAAGAATTAATATGTCTAGTCCATCTCTGGCTTCCACTTGGATTGTATTACTCATCTTCCTGGACACTACAGAGGCAGCAATCACATTTTCACTGTCTGGTATTGCTATCATACCTGTCACTACTTCATACTCCTTCATATCAACACCTTGATGTAAGTTTATAGTCTGCTTCACTGACGTAGGCCAGTCAGACACTCTTGGTGAGGTCAGCTTCATAGTTTTCGCAGCATTTGTCGGATTGTTGACCCAAATCTCTTGCACAAATAGTGAAGGGATTGTTCTGTGAGCATAATACTGATAAGATACATGTAAACCTGAATTTGAACATTGAAATCTATGAACAATGCCCTTTTTGTATTCAGCTACTGTAAATTCTTTCATTTCGTAGTCGTCTATGATGTACAGCGGGTGATAAAACATAGGCAAAGATAAAGTCCTGCCATATTTGATGTTCAAGTGAGCATCATGTTCCAACGCCATGCCCAACAAGCCATTCCCGACATAAGGCACATAATTGTGGCTGAGTGAAAGGAGCGACGCTGACGACTCTTGCCTGAGATACACGTCGTACTCTTGTAGAGCAGACTCGAAAGGACTCATGAAATGCTTTTGACATACATTCTGATGGCCACTCGCACTCTCTGATCCGTACAGCCAGCTCATTAGAGTAGGTCCCACATATAAGATCaagaatatagcaacaagtacTAATAGCACTATTTTCTTTCTTGTCATGGGGCCGTCGGCAAATCTGTTGATACGCCTCAAAACATCACCGGCGCGCCGACTCATATCTGCGACGTCGCCACCGAGCCTTTCCATTACAATTTTTAGCTTCAGCTATATCTATTGTATTTTCAGCAACCACGTTCAAGTGAGATCATGAAATGTCATTGTAAAACTACTAAAAACAagaactgtatttttatttattcaaatacacGGAACAAAATCACTTGACTTGCACCAAagagcaaaatattttacgcaGTGATGTGCCAATAGCAATAATTCAACTAATTATTCATACACACGTAATGCATGActcgatttttattttattatctgccAACGCCAATAATATTTGGCAAGCCACTATTTGACAGACGGACAATTTGACTACACTGCAACTGGAACTAGAAATGGAATTGTGATAGAGTGATAAAGAAACAGTAAACGGATAACACTTTAGACGAGACACTTAGTAAGAAGTAATTTAGAAGACTTGAATTCATCATCtttcagttatatttttgtattattttatagttgttGTTTGTTCTTCGTAATTTCgtttatacaatataataagtaaaaagatGTTTAAATCACTCGAAAGAATTATTCTTCAAACAGTATTCAGTATTTTACGATTTAGTCGATAAATTGATCCTGACCAATGACTTCTTACACAGGCGCCCATCACTAGTCAGTAGTAAGGTTATTATGGCAACGGGTGCTTGGTAGTGTTACCATATCTCCGGATTTATTCCGAGATCTCTGATTTGTTAGACTTCTCAGGATTACGGGAAAATTTTGGGAATACCAGGATATGTTGAGAATTTTAGAATTTGAGCTATATTTTTAACGAACAGCCTCTAGGCGTTACCTGTTGTTTACGATAACAGCGTTGCGTAGCAGCGCCCGTTGCGCGGGAGGTTCTGGCACTATCACACATTAGATCTGTTCTGCTGGAACAAGATGTGCCTCAAACGATGACCAGTGATGTTATCTGATATTTAAACTTTCTTACGTTGAACCCTTTAACAGCCGACTTTATCACCgctagaataaaatattgtgctGACTAAACTACTCGACCTCTCGGCACTTGGACGATACGGTCTTTCAACGACGCACGAACGATAACTATGATATCAATGTACACTATAATAAAAGAAGAGggtatatgaaataaaatgctATTAAACTAGTAgaaacattgtttattaattacaatatcaataaaaatctatcacattctaaatacataaaaaaataatttacagttttactttaattatcagtattaatataattatattgcataaaattgacattattggaggaatatggatattatttttataatgttattgcGATCTAAGAGATTCACTACATTGATATGCttatatataggtacttatatttattttatgcaagCAGTTAACGAAACAATATTAGCATAAAGAagtgtttaataatttaatttagtattttattatttcaaaataattgtacCAATAACCAAATCATTTAGCTgccatataatttaaaagtaaataaattttagtaatttactACTAAACACTgagcataaataaaacattacatttccttaattttaaattaatattatgttaattaatattaattaagaattGATTTAGCACCAATATtgattgtataaaaataatagttttattcacTTATTGTCAAAAACGTAGAAAAATTCAAGGCACttgatttcaataataatatttagaaaaacaatCAGGTATAAAGAAAGGAATGTACAGATATGGaaaggaataaataaacttatttgctTATAATTATTTCGATACAAATTGACATTATCTTCGAACTTATACGTACTACAGCAACTATTTAACTTTATCGGCAAGTTATTGATTTGATAATCACTCTAAACTTTGTTACGTATGTGTCTACTAGTTGTCTTTACAGTTCTGtctcatatcatatcatatgaGTGAAAGAGATGACATGACAAAATTAACCAAATTAGGTTTCACCATAAACATATATGTTGccaatttttgtatgtaaaaataatttgtagaaatttgtattatattctatttgtaataaataagaagGAATGTGAACCAATCAgtgaacattaaataaaatagaaaaatatacatatttatctaATACTGATAAATTATCGAATGGAAGTTTATCTAGagatctttaataaaaaataatatattaagcaatatattttttgtaatttgagACTAGGATAGGCAAGTTTTTAACATACACAGTTGGACCAGTTTAAGCAAACAAGAATCAACCCACATTAGGAAAAATTTAGACATCTTTGCTAAAATGGGTTCATTGCGCAAGATACAGTGttgtatataatgtttttattagttaaacaaAACCCATTTTCTTTTTGAGTAAATAGAATACAATATTCGAGCGTCTTATATGTTAAAACCCAATAATTCCAATGTCGGTTGGTATATGTTTGCGTCGAGGTCCAGTTTAAAAACCTTGCCTGCCAGTCTTATACACCATTTACACAAACGAATCGTtcattcacaaataattattactaacaACAGACAACCATTCAACTAAATCGAGTACACCATTTCAAAAGGACATAACTCACATCACAAAGGTATAAGATGTGTGCCTTTTTCGAGTTgtatattcaattattattttaatataattcgaAAAACAATATCTGCTTACATTCAATGCTAGTTTCTTACTAGTTTGATGTTGGtttcgttaaataaatattagacaTTGTTTTATCTAAATTCGCTGTTCATAGGGTTAAGGGAACATTTACATACCTCTCTGTAGGATGGGTGTATTTTCATCAAAAAGCGctaataatatcataaagaaATTACTACATGTCGAAATGGAATCATAGTTTTCAATTgctaaacgggtcttaaacgcacTAAGAATTTGAAAGGTATAGTACCTTATTTGTTACCTTACTTTCAGTCAGTACGACATTCCGCCCGGGACCAAGTATGTAAATCGGCCGAAACGTCGGTTAACAAAATATGGTAACGTAACctttaaaattctaaaaaatacCCATTTAGCAGTTTAGTTTTATGTGTTCAGCTCGGGATAGTTTAGAAACttcaaaatcataattttattttgttaaagtatgGGAcatagcaaaataaatatccaaGGAAATTAACACGTTTAGTATAGTCATATACTTTTTGATATTGAATCATTGCTATACCGTACTGTATGTATTTGAGCGTGAATTTACAAGTATATGATATCTTATTGAGCCAGATACACAATAATTATGTGCAAATAATATTGTCGATCACAAGTCTTTTAAACTATGAACATACGGATAAGGGGTAGTCAGTCGGTAAGATTACAAAAAGACATACTAAGGTAGCTGATAGAACAACATTGAAACCGTGTTTCAGTACTAAAGTAAGGCCAACCATACGagataaaaaacgtaaacaagcgGACCGATACTATGTTACATTGCGATAGTGAGCGATTATCTCTGTCCTTATCACTCGTACGCGCAGTAACGGTGACGACAGATGTCGTTGTGCGTTTCGTGGTACACGAAACAGTAAGCACGGTAGTTGTCAACATTTGGTCCGCCATTTTACGATCATTCTTGTTTGGATTGCGTTCGAAGTGACACATATTTTTTCGTCTTCGTATTTGcttgatttattgtttaaaattcgaactgtataataatttattcaaataaaaatgtttcgaacCCCTGAAACTTTGTTTGCACTCTTTATCTCTTCTGGTTGGGCTTACTTTACTTGTAGTTTGAGTAATAGTAAATGTAAGTATAATACTATATGTTTATTCTTCGCTAACTTGCTTCCACTCTCTGTCAGATCGTAGCAACACTATGTCCTCTTCTGAATCAGTCTCTGATACCGGGAGGTCTTCGTTGTCGTAGTACGGCTTGCGGATTATGTCTGGGgaaaaaccaaaattaattcACGTCTTTTTAATGTCTTGCTCTTGCAGTGTAATATAGCTCATGTATTCTTTAGTTTAAGTCGTGttgaatcattaaaattaactatgATGTGTGTTCCACAAGTATTTACGAGAAATACCTTTCGTATAGTCTTCGTAGTAAAAATGTTGCCTGAAGTAACTTTACTTATTAAAACCTTTTCATCAATAGCAagttagtttaaatataaaataggttCTCTGTATATCTTGATGAAAATACAATACACagagaaaatttaattaaggcATTGTCAACTGTATAAGTTAGTCTACCACATTTATCGTCTactattatagtatttatgtgTAATTGAAGGTAATTACCATAATTAGGTGCTTCATCACAGAGCGGTCGCTTATCATCGGACGGTATTTGCGTGAACATGTACTGTCGCCGGGAGTCTCTCGCCTTCTCTCGACAACTGAAGCACCACGCTGATACCGTCACTACTGCCACACCTAGTACTCctgaaaggaaaataataaattaaatataatatgcctTTTTATTACGTTTCTGTGTAAATCTGTAAGTGTCTTTGATGTTTCTAAATAAACTTAATACTGTTTCTTCCTAGTAACTGTTCGTATTTAAGTGATTTTAAAGAGAAGGCGTTTTATACATTCGTGCGGTGGAAAGGGTTTAAAAATATGGCATCGATTTGTAGGATTTTAATAGCTGTAAAgcagttaaaattaattaataatataagttttatcaTGTAACTTTAAGAATGTAACGTACCTGCTAACATAACGAACACGAGTCTTGGCATTCCAAGTACATAGTCATCGTCCTCTAGTTTGAACAACACGTTGGGAGTCAAGTTCTCTTGGCCGTTTATCTACAAcatacacaaaacaataatgCCAATTTTAACCATATTTTATGCGAATGAGGAAGGGATATAAtgtaaccctcttattcataaacacactatgcTTTCacatatgttttctctttttcatttcgataaagagtgaaagaaacaaaacactttataagcctttcataactttatttttatgaataagagggtaattaGTTAGAGTAACCGGGATCGTAGTAATTTCAAAACTTGATAAGGCCTGTAGTTTGTCgatatttgtttatagtgttaaaGATGTTTAATATGGGGCATATCTTGTCATGCGTAAACGTATACGGTGGTATACGTATATGCATGCACACACGGGTGTACGTGCATGTATATGTTACGCAAATAATAACTCTTCTCGTTTGACAGCTGGACTGTTCAAGAAACTAGCTCCTGCGTGACAGTACAGCCATCTAAGCATAACCATAATAAGCTTAGAAAAtcttgaaaataaagtaaagttcAACTCACCACGACATGTTTGCTCTTAGTAATATACCCGCCGGCGGTCGCGGCCGCGACTACTTCCTTCGCTTTAAAGTCTAACGGTAACGCCAGCACGAACCTCCCGCTCGCGTCACTGGTGTTCTTAGCTACGACTAACTTGGCGCCTATTGGACGAACTGATACTTCCACTGATGAGAGAGGGTTGCTGTTGTGGTCTAGGGTTAAACCTGTAAAAATGGAACATAGTTTAATATGGTTTCATCGTGTGTGTTTGGGCGATATGTGAGACAGATAAAGCTgatgttattttgaaaaaacgAGAGATATTGCGTAATTCTTTATACTAACTTTACTCGATCTTAAAACTTggtaattaattagttaaataaagaCAAAGTCACGAAAAAACGGTTAGCTTAAGGTCACatgctttttataattttgagcAGTGTAAAAGACTTAGTTTGTATAAGGTAGGACGCAAAGGAAtgctatttattttcttttattgttaaCGAATAATTTGACCATTAAAGAATACAACACAGAATACCACTAAAACAGATAATAAAGTATTGGTTTTGGTTGCATTACCCGTAACGTACACCATCTGCGGGTTGTTGTCTATGGGTAGAGGCGCGAACTGGCCGCCGGCGATGCTGTCCGCATTGATTCTACGCATCACGATGTCCATACTCTTGAGGACACCTTCCTCTACGGTCCATTTCAGCATCTGTACAATGAAAAAGATTTACGagtaatttaaaacatgtatTGCAATGAAAAGCTTGTGCTTTACTTCATTTCGGAGTTATTGAAGTCGCAttcgaataaataattttcaaataaattccaTGTTTAGTATTCCAAGAGCGCGACCGTGACTCCGAGTGTAAAATTGAGATTTGTTCAGCAGTTATCTATTTCAGCTTTTTAAGCTGTCGGCTACGACTGCAAAAGCGTTTGTGTAAGTTTATCACTGACTGGAGCAGCTGAGCAATTTATATGACGGAACAGGCATGATTTaagcctttttttttaaagacaactcccgcactaagaattgctcttgtgtcgcggggacttttacaaatatacaaacaacgtacacaaagcacaaccagacccgaaacaattatttgtggatcgcacaaaggTGTCGAAGGTGTGtcagtgggaatcgaacccacgactcccgttgcagtggtatcggcgtggcgacctagaCCACTGCgacacggaggcagtcagaaGAAGCCTTCTTCAAGTAATATAAGTACCTGATCCTGGTAGTTGTGACAGCGCACGATGACGCGGTACACGCCGGGCGGCAACATGAGCTTGTAGTGCGCCTGGTTGCGGGACACCTGCACGGTGCGCTGCACGCCCGTCACGGCCACCACGGCGTCACGCATCGGCAGACCTTCCTCGTTGCGGACGAACCCGGACACGCCTGCCGTATACAAGAGTTATTTTAACAACTGGTGGCTCAGTTATCCATTGATTTCATAGCTTATCGATTAACCAAAGAAACGATTACAGGGTCAATTTATAGATAATTAAACAGAAATCAAATAACCAAGAAGAGAACCATTTGCCATGAACGTTCAGCATGCTGGATTGATATAATCgatgttatattgttttataatcatatttatacCGAATCGAGGGAGTGTAAGTGTATATCGATCTATCCAATCATCGTTATATATGCTAAGTTAGAAAATTCGGAATAAATGGCATTTACATTAcgttaataattaaaacgtaattaccaaaataaaacatgCACTCACCAGTATTAGCCATCAGTATAAGATTCATGATTCCTCTCAAGTTATTCCTCCAGACCCACGCTATTTCCCTCTCCACGGGCATATTGCAGCAGCTCAAGCCAGCCGAGATGACCGGCGTATTATACCTCTCATACAACACATCAATAAGATCTC
The DNA window shown above is from Anticarsia gemmatalis isolate Benzon Research Colony breed Stoneville strain chromosome 20, ilAntGemm2 primary, whole genome shotgun sequence and carries:
- the LOC142981563 gene encoding uncharacterized protein KIAA2013 homolog — its product is MERLGGDVADMSRRAGDVLRRINRFADGPMTRKKIVLLVLVAIFLILYVGPTLMSWLYGSESASGHQNVCQKHFMSPFESALQEYDVYLRQESSASLLSLSHNYVPYVGNGLLGMALEHDAHLNIKYGRTLSLPMFYHPLYIIDDYEMKEFTVAEYKKGIVHRFQCSNSGLHVSYQYYAHRTIPSLFVQEIWVNNPTNAAKTMKLTSPRVSDWPTSVKQTINLHQGVDMKEYEVVTGMIAIPDSENVIAASVVSRKMSNTIQVEARDGLDILILTTVQYSKPISKADYAKQKDIVEKRAIDEMEKIIALTGDRAAVRKLRENHARVWQGLWYTGFYISDSKAEGIINGDRINATIYAILSQVRSYEHEENIKPNTKSDIMRSLTYSEGCYEGHSTLDAFNLWKPLNSLSNLNSVASVWLLTLEKQGCHNLLKAGASGVNQAMILSFGSLRFSNQHLEYNIHPSKLHRDFLFRRVNYGNMTHVNISVILQEDNKAAIFVALDRSDKTYYACDGGCLDSPVQLGPYRKYFPVKLTEPLTAILYITADKQHMEDLRHAIHVREVVEAPAHENHVIALHKHGHSLGGLNPLFWISIIVLIVVFHLFLCRIIMNEFCDSGVSYRRLYNKP